Proteins from a genomic interval of Sphingobacterium lactis:
- a CDS encoding cell division protein ZapA, whose protein sequence is MGEISIKINIADRVYPLRVETEEEEVIRYAAKLINEKIKELQDNYAVRDKQDLLSMCVLQYATGMIKAERNSQNRDSGLDDTIHELDNLLTEFFKK, encoded by the coding sequence ATGGGAGAAATTTCCATAAAAATAAATATCGCTGATCGTGTGTATCCATTACGTGTAGAAACGGAGGAGGAAGAGGTTATACGATACGCCGCGAAGCTAATAAACGAAAAGATAAAGGAACTGCAAGACAATTATGCGGTTCGTGATAAACAGGATTTGTTGTCCATGTGTGTACTGCAGTATGCTACGGGGATGATCAAAGCCGAACGCAACAGCCAAAACCGGGATTCCGGCTTGGATGATACGATTCACGAGTTGGATAATCTATTGACGGAGTTCTTCAAGAAATAA
- a CDS encoding sensor histidine kinase, translated as MKLRHRLSLYSILIFSVITLIISVLIYFSYYYQMEKAERLGLESKSVLAAIYYLDKDELSSMEHEAVQRQLFKTLSRRNIVVYDAHDVRKAGDMADTEDISVEFLNSVRAAKHNYFKTDHFFYNGIFYEDNEGDFVVVTRAAKDEFNGQMSSLLQILVGSFLLGLVVIYLFSRYLGYIAYQPIMKIIDQINERNSTNFEKPIHLTRSYAEIQDLVNTYNIFVDRIAQTFNVQKNFIDYVSHELRTPITALLGTLEVTNQRDRTVEEYEAVMGQLKQYTNDLQETLEHMMLLSGAKTNFEFKSLRIDEIVWQVIENAILYYQANVNVMIEVENMNLLKWHGNDKLLALAFNNIIENAIKYSNNKPVKVQLKEDQGKLLAIISDEGIGISSQDMKNVKQNFFRGQNTQNYNGKGIGLSMANIIFNLHKIELDLQSDQHGTQVILTF; from the coding sequence ATGAAACTAAGACACAGGCTTTCCTTATATTCTATTTTGATATTCAGCGTCATCACGTTGATCATATCGGTGTTGATCTATTTTTCCTACTACTATCAGATGGAGAAAGCGGAGCGCTTGGGTCTGGAAAGTAAATCGGTGTTAGCCGCTATTTACTACTTGGATAAGGATGAATTGAGCAGTATGGAACATGAGGCCGTACAGCGTCAATTGTTCAAGACCTTATCGCGCAGGAATATTGTTGTCTATGACGCGCATGATGTCCGCAAGGCGGGTGACATGGCCGACACGGAGGATATCAGTGTTGAGTTCCTGAATTCCGTCAGGGCAGCCAAGCATAATTATTTTAAAACCGATCACTTTTTCTATAACGGAATCTTTTATGAAGATAATGAAGGTGATTTCGTCGTCGTGACGCGCGCGGCTAAGGATGAGTTCAACGGCCAGATGTCCTCCCTGTTGCAGATTTTGGTGGGCTCTTTCCTCCTGGGGTTGGTGGTTATTTATTTATTTTCCAGGTATCTCGGCTATATTGCCTATCAACCGATCATGAAAATCATCGACCAGATCAATGAGCGGAATAGCACCAATTTTGAAAAACCGATCCATCTGACCCGATCGTATGCTGAGATCCAGGACCTGGTCAACACCTATAATATCTTTGTGGACCGTATTGCGCAGACATTCAATGTGCAGAAAAACTTTATCGATTATGTCTCCCATGAGCTGAGGACGCCTATTACAGCGCTGTTGGGTACATTGGAGGTGACCAATCAAAGGGATCGGACCGTGGAAGAATATGAGGCCGTTATGGGGCAGCTGAAGCAGTATACCAATGACCTGCAGGAAACTTTGGAACACATGATGCTCTTATCGGGTGCCAAAACAAACTTTGAATTTAAGTCCCTCCGCATTGATGAGATCGTTTGGCAGGTCATCGAGAATGCCATTCTCTACTACCAGGCCAACGTCAATGTCATGATCGAGGTTGAAAATATGAATCTGCTCAAGTGGCATGGCAATGATAAGCTCCTTGCCCTCGCTTTCAATAACATCATCGAAAATGCCATCAAATATTCCAATAACAAACCCGTAAAGGTTCAATTGAAAGAAGACCAAGGAAAGCTTCTTGCCATCATTAGTGATGAGGGAATCGGTATTTCATCCCAGGATATGAAAAATGTAAAGCAGAACTTCTTCAGGGGGCAGAATACGCAAAATTACAATGGGAAAGGAATAGGTCTATCCATGGCCAACATCATCTTTAACCTGCACAAAATAGAACTGGATCTGCAGAGCGATCAGCATGGTACCCAGGTGATTCTCACATTCTAA
- the rny gene encoding ribonuclease Y — translation MELSTTISIIISLVVGVFIGRYLLQMLFKKQEQSANDKAAQIIKDAEQQAEHVKKQRQLEAKEKFLQLKAEHEKEVNQKNNTISQKENSIRQKEQSLNQKMENLNRDKQDIDNKSKKLDQMIEVNEKKKEEVEQLKGQHIKQLESIAGLSADEAKEQLVNSLREEARSQAIIQIKDIVDEAKLTASKEAKKVVIQTIQRTATEAAIENTVSIFNIENDEIKGRIIGREGRNIRALEAATGVEIIVDDTPEAIILSGFDPVRREIARLSLHRLVTDGRIHPARIEEVVSKTRNQIEDEIVEIGERTVIDLGIHGLHPELIRMVGRMRYRSSYGQNLLQHSREVANFAATMAAELGLNVKHAKRAGLLHDIGKVPDDNPELPHAILGMQLAEKYKEHPDVCNAIGAHHDEIEMTSMISPVVQACDAISGARPGARREVVESYIKRLKELENLALSYPGVEKTFAIQAGRELRVVVESEKVSDAQAEILAADISNRIQTEMTYPGQIKVTVIRETRSVSYAK, via the coding sequence ATGGAGTTATCAACTACTATATCAATAATAATTTCCCTGGTTGTTGGTGTTTTTATTGGTCGATATCTATTGCAGATGTTGTTCAAGAAACAAGAACAGTCAGCGAATGATAAAGCTGCACAGATCATCAAAGATGCAGAACAACAGGCAGAGCATGTGAAGAAGCAACGCCAATTGGAAGCGAAGGAAAAATTCCTTCAGCTGAAGGCCGAGCATGAGAAAGAAGTGAACCAGAAGAACAACACCATTTCCCAAAAGGAGAACAGCATCCGTCAGAAGGAGCAGTCCCTGAATCAGAAAATGGAGAACCTGAACCGCGACAAACAGGATATCGACAACAAATCCAAGAAATTGGATCAGATGATCGAAGTGAACGAGAAGAAGAAGGAAGAAGTGGAGCAGTTGAAAGGGCAACATATTAAGCAATTGGAAAGCATCGCTGGTTTATCCGCAGATGAAGCGAAAGAGCAATTGGTGAATTCCCTACGTGAGGAAGCACGCTCACAAGCGATCATCCAGATCAAGGATATCGTGGACGAAGCGAAATTGACCGCTTCAAAAGAAGCAAAGAAAGTGGTTATCCAGACCATTCAGCGTACGGCTACAGAAGCGGCAATCGAGAATACCGTATCGATCTTCAATATCGAGAATGACGAGATCAAAGGTCGTATCATTGGTCGTGAAGGTCGTAATATCCGTGCCCTGGAAGCAGCAACCGGTGTAGAGATCATCGTTGATGATACGCCAGAAGCAATTATCCTATCGGGATTCGATCCGGTTCGTCGGGAGATTGCTCGCCTTTCCCTACACCGTTTGGTAACGGATGGCCGTATCCACCCTGCTCGTATCGAGGAGGTGGTTTCCAAAACGCGTAATCAAATCGAAGATGAGATCGTTGAGATCGGTGAGCGTACCGTGATCGACTTGGGTATCCACGGTCTGCATCCTGAATTGATCCGTATGGTCGGCAGAATGCGTTATCGTTCTTCATACGGTCAGAACCTCTTGCAGCACTCCCGTGAGGTGGCAAACTTTGCCGCAACGATGGCTGCTGAATTGGGGCTGAACGTGAAGCATGCGAAACGTGCCGGACTATTGCACGATATCGGTAAAGTGCCTGATGATAACCCTGAATTGCCACACGCAATCTTGGGTATGCAATTGGCTGAAAAATACAAAGAGCACCCAGATGTGTGCAACGCCATTGGTGCTCACCACGATGAGATCGAAATGACGTCCATGATTTCTCCTGTTGTACAGGCTTGTGATGCCATTTCAGGTGCCCGTCCGGGTGCTCGTCGTGAAGTGGTTGAATCGTATATCAAACGCTTGAAAGAGCTAGAAAACCTAGCCCTATCGTATCCAGGTGTGGAGAAAACATTTGCTATTCAGGCCGGACGTGAACTTCGCGTTGTGGTAGAAAGCGAGAAAGTATCGGATGCGCAAGCAGAGATCCTTGCAGCAGATATTTCCAACCGTATCCAAACGGAGATGACCTATCCTGGACAGATCAAGGTGACCGTTATTCGCGAAACACGATCTGTTTCCTACGCAAAATAA
- the pheT gene encoding phenylalanine--tRNA ligase subunit beta — MRISYNWLKNFIDIDKTPEELSLILTDIGLEVESLEVEQSIPGGLAGLVVGEVITCEQHPNADKLKVTTVNVGQPELLHIVCGAPNVRQGLKVIVAQVGTTCHPTTGEPFKITKSKIRGEVSEGMLCGEDEIGLGTSHAGIVELDPQAEIGSLVKSYYNMEDDYCYEIGLTPNRADAASHLGVARDLAAYFRKQTHPIDVSAFKETSTAGTAVVVESPADAPRYSGINIKNIKVGESPDWLRNRLAAIGVRSINNIVDVTNYILHDLGQPLHAFDADKIAGNKVVVRKAKAGEPFITLDGVERTLSDEDLVIADAEKPMCIAGVFGGANSGVTAETTSIFLESAYFNPVSVRKTAKRHSLKTDSSFRFERGTNPDITVEALKKAALLIAEVSGGEVSSSIVDNYPEAIQPFEFPVSYAYVQRVIGKDIPAETIKDIILALGIEVKNETAAGFDVLVPPYKVDVTREIDVVEEVLRIYGYNNIELKTQIKASLNTSEKPDREVILNQVADMLIGNGYREILSNSLTKDDYLENPDTAVKILNPLSSDLDVMRQNLLFSALVAVGYNQKRKNGDLRLFEYGRSYNLENEQYVERQLFGITLAGKKDREQWNNQDRSVNFYDIKAVVDALIARLKVEGIRVEEYAGTYFDYGLSYKKGEKVLVSFGAVSKKNLAKADVDGPVFFAQLDWDLLIKVIKKNKITYKEVSKFPAVRRDLALLLDDAITFDQLRLIATRTEKKLLKDVQIFDVYKGDKLPEGKKSYALSFILQDEEKTLTDKQIDSIIQKLIINFEKEVGANVR, encoded by the coding sequence ATGAGAATTTCTTACAATTGGTTAAAGAATTTTATTGATATAGATAAAACTCCCGAGGAGCTTTCCCTTATCCTGACCGATATCGGTTTGGAAGTGGAATCTTTGGAGGTTGAACAAAGTATACCCGGCGGGTTAGCGGGGCTTGTAGTAGGTGAGGTGATCACCTGTGAGCAGCATCCCAATGCCGATAAATTAAAAGTCACGACTGTAAATGTTGGGCAACCGGAATTGCTGCATATCGTATGCGGAGCACCAAATGTACGCCAAGGGTTAAAGGTAATCGTCGCTCAGGTTGGTACAACCTGTCACCCGACCACTGGTGAGCCATTTAAAATCACAAAATCTAAAATCCGTGGGGAAGTATCCGAAGGCATGTTATGTGGTGAGGATGAGATTGGTTTGGGGACTTCACATGCAGGTATTGTTGAGCTGGATCCACAGGCAGAAATCGGTTCCTTGGTCAAATCCTACTACAATATGGAGGATGACTACTGCTATGAGATCGGGTTGACGCCGAACCGTGCGGATGCAGCATCACACTTAGGCGTAGCACGTGACTTAGCGGCCTATTTCAGAAAACAGACGCATCCTATTGATGTATCTGCATTTAAGGAAACATCGACTGCGGGAACTGCAGTAGTTGTGGAATCTCCTGCAGATGCACCACGTTATTCAGGAATCAATATCAAGAACATCAAGGTTGGTGAATCGCCGGATTGGTTGCGCAATAGATTGGCAGCAATCGGCGTGCGGTCCATCAATAACATCGTGGATGTGACGAATTATATCTTGCATGATTTAGGTCAACCATTACATGCATTCGATGCGGATAAAATTGCTGGTAATAAGGTGGTTGTCCGTAAAGCAAAAGCAGGTGAACCATTCATTACCTTGGATGGCGTTGAGCGAACACTTTCTGATGAAGATCTGGTTATTGCGGATGCTGAAAAACCGATGTGCATCGCCGGCGTATTTGGCGGAGCAAATTCAGGAGTGACTGCAGAAACTACCTCCATTTTCTTGGAATCTGCCTATTTCAATCCGGTATCCGTACGCAAGACAGCAAAACGTCATTCCTTAAAAACGGATTCTTCTTTCCGTTTCGAACGCGGTACGAATCCGGATATCACTGTTGAAGCACTTAAAAAAGCGGCTCTCCTTATTGCTGAGGTTTCCGGAGGTGAAGTTTCCTCATCGATCGTGGACAACTATCCAGAAGCCATTCAGCCTTTCGAGTTTCCGGTAAGCTATGCATATGTGCAACGTGTCATCGGTAAGGACATCCCAGCCGAAACGATCAAGGATATCATCTTGGCACTCGGCATTGAAGTTAAAAATGAAACAGCAGCAGGATTCGATGTCCTGGTGCCACCGTATAAAGTAGATGTAACCCGCGAAATCGACGTGGTCGAAGAGGTGCTTCGTATTTATGGTTACAACAATATTGAATTAAAGACGCAGATCAAAGCGTCCCTCAATACATCCGAGAAACCGGATCGTGAAGTTATCCTGAACCAGGTTGCCGATATGCTTATCGGTAATGGATACCGCGAAATCCTTTCCAATTCCCTGACGAAGGACGACTATCTGGAGAATCCGGATACTGCGGTAAAGATCTTGAATCCGTTGAGCAGCGATTTGGATGTGATGCGTCAGAATTTATTGTTCTCGGCATTGGTTGCAGTGGGTTATAACCAGAAACGTAAAAATGGTGACCTGCGTCTGTTCGAATATGGCAGATCCTATAACCTGGAAAACGAGCAATATGTGGAGCGTCAGCTTTTCGGTATCACACTGGCCGGCAAAAAGGACCGTGAGCAATGGAACAATCAGGATCGTTCGGTCAATTTCTACGACATTAAGGCGGTTGTTGATGCCCTGATTGCACGTCTGAAAGTTGAGGGAATCCGCGTGGAAGAATATGCAGGAACCTATTTTGATTACGGATTGTCGTACAAAAAAGGGGAGAAGGTCTTGGTATCTTTTGGTGCGGTTTCGAAAAAGAATCTGGCCAAAGCCGATGTTGATGGACCTGTATTCTTCGCACAGCTTGACTGGGACTTGTTGATCAAGGTGATCAAGAAGAACAAGATCACGTATAAGGAAGTTTCTAAATTCCCTGCAGTTCGTCGTGATTTGGCTTTATTGCTGGATGATGCGATTACATTTGACCAGTTGCGCTTGATAGCAACCCGTACCGAGAAGAAGTTATTGAAGGATGTGCAGATCTTTGATGTATACAAAGGCGATAAGTTGCCGGAGGGCAAAAAGTCTTATGCCCTGAGCTTTATCCTTCAGGACGAAGAAAAAACGCTTACGGACAAACAAATTGATAGCATAATTCAAAAATTAATTATTAACTTTGAGAAAGAAGTAGGCGCTAACGTGCGCTAA
- a CDS encoding response regulator transcription factor: MQILVVEDDHRISSFLIKGLEENGILVTLCKRAEEALQEDFLKVPWDVIIIDIMLPGIDGIQLLQTLRYKQVFSPILMLSALNSVQDKVTSLDHGADDFLTKPFHFDELLSRINALTRRRQYHLQEPVRVPQLTFGNLRVDTDQYQVFFKDKELELSPREYKLLAYLIVNKNKTVSRMQILNAVWGITFDNHSNVVDVYISYLRNKIELEGAKYIYTVKGVGYMFKEQ, from the coding sequence ATGCAGATTCTTGTTGTAGAAGATGATCACCGTATAAGTTCCTTTCTGATCAAAGGTCTAGAAGAGAACGGAATTTTGGTGACTTTATGCAAGCGTGCTGAAGAAGCGCTCCAGGAAGACTTCCTGAAAGTTCCGTGGGATGTGATCATTATAGACATCATGCTTCCCGGTATCGATGGCATTCAATTGCTGCAGACCTTACGCTATAAGCAAGTTTTTTCGCCCATTCTAATGCTAAGTGCATTGAACTCCGTGCAGGATAAGGTAACCAGTCTGGACCATGGTGCAGATGATTTCCTGACCAAGCCTTTCCATTTCGATGAATTGCTGTCCAGGATCAATGCGCTGACGCGTCGCCGCCAATATCACCTTCAGGAGCCCGTTCGCGTTCCGCAACTGACCTTTGGGAATCTCCGCGTGGACACCGATCAGTACCAGGTATTTTTCAAGGATAAAGAACTGGAGCTATCGCCCCGGGAATATAAGCTCTTGGCCTACCTGATCGTTAACAAAAATAAAACCGTTAGCCGGATGCAGATCCTCAATGCTGTTTGGGGAATTACTTTTGATAACCACAGCAATGTTGTGGATGTGTATATTTCCTACCTCCGCAATAAGATCGAGTTGGAAGGTGCGAAGTATATTTATACAGTAAAAGGTGTGGGCTATATGTTCAAAGAACAATAA